A stretch of the Deinococcus ruber genome encodes the following:
- a CDS encoding transposase family protein, whose amino-acid sequence MKLNATDFRRRTGVDPETFAEMEAVLHDREASKRKSGRPPAVPVGAQLLLTLEFWREYRTFFHLGQAWGMHETTVLRTVVRVEDALLQSGHFSLPGKKTLRDAGTVLTAVVVDVSEVPCERPKKSSGTGTAGKRSATR is encoded by the coding sequence TTGAAGCTGAACGCGACAGATTTTCGACGACGAACCGGGGTCGATCCGGAGACCTTCGCGGAGATGGAAGCGGTGCTGCACGACCGAGAGGCCAGCAAACGCAAGTCGGGCCGCCCGCCGGCAGTGCCGGTGGGCGCGCAACTGCTACTGACACTGGAATTCTGGCGGGAGTACCGGACGTTCTTCCACCTGGGGCAGGCGTGGGGGATGCATGAAACGACGGTGTTGCGCACCGTCGTTCGGGTGGAAGATGCGTTGCTCCAGAGCGGGCACTTTTCCTTGCCTGGGAAGAAGACCCTAAGGGATGCCGGCACGGTACTCACAGCAGTCGTGGTGGATGTCAGCGAGGTGCCTTGTGAACGCCCCAAAAAAAGCAGCGGGACTGGTACAGCGGGAAAAAGAAGCGCCACACGCTGA
- a CDS encoding TetR/AcrR family transcriptional regulator encodes MTKTRTRNRRGEGVRLRQDILAAAADLLDRGGEAAVTLREIALTVGISAPSIYAHFTDREAVVAALVSETFDLMESDLRAAMEQAGPDPVTRLRALAAAYLDFAVRWPQRYRVLFGGLWSDRTVQPNVVANSTSRMGHSAFGVLLEAVDACQRAGAASDTDPFSDAAGLWAALHGLAQLSAVAPLFPWPAGLLDQLVSRLALLRS; translated from the coding sequence ATGACCAAGACTCGAACACGCAACCGCCGGGGCGAAGGCGTCAGATTGCGTCAGGACATCCTGGCGGCGGCCGCCGATCTGCTCGACAGGGGCGGGGAGGCCGCCGTCACCCTGCGGGAAATCGCTTTGACAGTGGGCATCTCTGCGCCGAGCATCTATGCCCATTTCACGGACCGGGAGGCCGTGGTGGCGGCGCTCGTCAGCGAGACATTCGACCTGATGGAATCCGATCTGCGGGCAGCGATGGAGCAGGCCGGGCCGGACCCGGTGACGCGGCTGCGCGCGCTGGCAGCGGCCTACCTGGATTTCGCGGTGCGTTGGCCGCAGCGCTACCGGGTGCTGTTCGGTGGACTGTGGAGCGACAGAACCGTGCAGCCGAATGTAGTAGCCAACTCCACTTCGCGGATGGGACACAGCGCCTTCGGTGTATTGCTGGAGGCCGTCGACGCTTGCCAGCGGGCCGGTGCCGCCTCGGACACCGATCCGTTCTCAGACGCCGCCGGACTCTGGGCCGCGCTGCACGGGCTGGCCCAGCTGAGTGCGGTGGCGCCGCTGTTTCCCTGGCCTGCTGGACTGCTGGATCAGTTGGTGAGCCGTCTGGCTCTGTTGCGAAGCTGA
- a CDS encoding ester cyclase, with translation MTLTPQPLTPLVQAWLDLWNGDMRRAETVIAPDFTMHAAMMDGSDSNAMRGPQALVGWITQTRSIAHDMLFEIEVGPIQQDDLIALNWQVTGHYAGGFPGATAPLGTLVQFTGTDTLRVRGEQLAEYWVNASMYVMLAQLKVGV, from the coding sequence ATGACCCTTACACCCCAACCGCTCACCCCGCTCGTTCAGGCCTGGCTGGACCTCTGGAACGGCGACATGAGACGCGCCGAAACGGTGATCGCTCCCGACTTCACCATGCACGCCGCCATGATGGACGGCAGCGACAGCAACGCCATGCGCGGTCCGCAGGCATTGGTCGGCTGGATCACCCAGACGCGTTCCATAGCCCACGACATGCTCTTCGAGATCGAAGTAGGGCCGATCCAGCAGGATGACCTGATCGCACTGAACTGGCAAGTGACCGGCCACTACGCTGGCGGTTTTCCTGGCGCGACTGCGCCCCTAGGCACGCTTGTTCAATTTACTGGGACCGACACCTTGCGGGTGCGAGGTGAACAGTTGGCCGAGTACTGGGTCAACGCCAGCATGTACGTGATGCTGGCCCAGCTGAAAGTCGGTGTCTAA
- a CDS encoding alpha/beta fold hydrolase, whose product MTTSTYGEGTLPSGVRSRMVRGVNGLDVHLLEAGHAGSGRPLALLLHGFPDLAYGWRHLLPVLADAGYHVVAPDQRGYGRTTGWVNSYDAPLAPFSLLNMTRDALALVSALGYQRTAMLVGHDFGSPVAAYCALARPDVFPSVVLMSAPFPGPPAFPFGTADREDAPAQTTAGPQQLAAALATLDRPRKHYQQYLSTRDANDDLWHPPQGLHAFLRAFFHVKSADWPGNRPRPLKAPTAEEFARMPTYYVMDLGETMPQAVAPFSPSAAEVLACTWLTEAELAVYTEEYGRTGFQGALQGYRVHSDPDLNAELPLFSGRTLDVPSLFIGGEKDWGPYAAPGALDLMAKAATRLGGTELIGGAGHWIQQEKPAELGTLLIDFGKEAGRAGQTGR is encoded by the coding sequence ATGACGACTTCCACCTACGGAGAGGGAACGCTTCCCTCCGGCGTCCGCTCGCGCATGGTCCGCGGCGTCAACGGTCTCGACGTGCACCTCCTCGAGGCCGGTCACGCGGGCTCCGGCCGGCCGCTGGCACTGCTTCTGCACGGCTTTCCGGACCTGGCGTACGGCTGGCGACACCTGCTGCCCGTTCTGGCGGACGCCGGATACCATGTCGTCGCGCCTGATCAGCGGGGTTACGGCCGCACCACCGGGTGGGTGAACAGCTACGACGCGCCACTGGCGCCCTTCAGCCTCCTGAATATGACCCGCGACGCCCTCGCACTGGTTTCGGCGCTGGGATATCAGCGGACCGCGATGCTCGTCGGGCATGATTTCGGCTCGCCCGTGGCGGCCTACTGCGCGCTTGCCCGGCCGGACGTGTTTCCCTCGGTGGTCCTGATGAGCGCGCCTTTCCCCGGTCCACCGGCGTTTCCGTTCGGCACTGCGGACCGCGAGGACGCGCCGGCGCAGACGACCGCTGGACCGCAGCAGCTGGCGGCCGCGCTGGCCACACTCGACCGGCCCAGAAAGCACTATCAGCAGTACCTGAGCACCCGGGACGCGAACGACGACCTGTGGCATCCCCCACAGGGCCTCCACGCGTTTCTTCGGGCGTTCTTCCACGTCAAGAGCGCGGACTGGCCGGGCAACAGACCTCGTCCGCTGAAGGCGCCCACCGCCGAAGAATTCGCCCGGATGCCCACCTACTACGTGATGGACCTCGGCGAGACCATGCCGCAGGCCGTCGCTCCCTTTTCCCCTTCCGCCGCCGAGGTGCTGGCCTGCACCTGGCTCACCGAGGCGGAACTGGCGGTGTATACCGAGGAGTACGGCCGCACCGGGTTTCAGGGCGCCCTGCAGGGTTACCGGGTCCATTCCGACCCGGACCTCAACGCCGAGCTGCCTCTGTTTTCGGGCAGGACGCTCGATGTGCCGTCGCTCTTCATCGGCGGGGAGAAAGACTGGGGGCCCTACGCCGCGCCGGGCGCCCTCGACCTGATGGCGAAGGCGGCGACGAGGCTCGGCGGCACCGAGCTGATCGGAGGGGCGGGTCACTGGATCCAGCAGGAAAAACCTGCGGAACTCGGCACGCTGCTGATCGACTTCGGCAAGGAGGCCGGGAGAGCGGGGCAGACCGGCCGCTAG
- a CDS encoding TMEM175 family protein, giving the protein MTEPSNPTAFFRSPGRLEAFSDGVFAIAITLLILEIKVPSAHDASTVPELWRALLERWPSYFAFLLSFLTIFVAWSGHHLMMQQVKTVTLPLVWVNAFFLLVITFLPFPTALVAEHLTSLSGSLAVAVYAATNAFSSLMYLCLYNVSNQGRTEPNRLRYARLNALGGVAICTACIGLAFVSKGLALLLIAAVWVWWSLPQRAEVPQPASD; this is encoded by the coding sequence ATGACCGAGCCATCCAACCCCACGGCGTTCTTCAGAAGTCCGGGCCGACTGGAAGCCTTCAGCGACGGCGTCTTCGCCATCGCCATCACCCTGCTGATCCTGGAGATCAAGGTGCCTTCGGCGCACGACGCCTCGACGGTTCCCGAGCTGTGGCGGGCGCTGCTGGAGCGTTGGCCGTCGTATTTCGCCTTCCTGCTGAGCTTCCTGACCATCTTCGTGGCGTGGTCCGGACACCACCTGATGATGCAGCAGGTGAAGACGGTGACGCTGCCGCTGGTGTGGGTCAATGCCTTCTTCCTGCTGGTCATCACCTTTCTGCCTTTTCCGACCGCCCTGGTGGCCGAGCACCTGACGAGCCTCAGCGGCTCGCTGGCGGTGGCCGTCTACGCGGCGACCAACGCCTTCAGTTCGCTGATGTACCTGTGCCTGTACAACGTGTCCAACCAGGGCCGAACCGAGCCGAACCGGCTGCGGTACGCCCGGCTGAATGCGCTGGGAGGCGTCGCCATCTGCACGGCCTGCATTGGGCTGGCCTTCGTGTCGAAGGGGCTGGCGCTGCTTTTGATCGCTGCCGTGTGGGTCTGGTGGTCGCTGCCGCAGCGCGCAGAAGTCCCGCAGCCGGCTTCCGACTGA
- a CDS encoding AraC family transcriptional regulator, translating to MIDTLETLPTAVMETLLDQVVDTMFFVKDTALRYVSVNEALLRRTGCRSKAQVLGRTAAELFAGPLGANITAQDAGVMKAGTGLSGQLETYLLPSGEPSWCLTSKQPLYAPDGTLNGLCGISRDLPVPNQSGPMYVRLAEALRLLQGHYGTPLRITTLAKVAGLSEDQFARTVQRLFGLTPKQLLIKTRLEAASELLLTSQLSVSEIAVHCGYVDHSAFTRQFRRVASMTPVQFRAAQQGILQPPTAA from the coding sequence ATGATCGACACGCTCGAAACTCTGCCCACAGCGGTCATGGAGACGCTGCTGGATCAGGTCGTGGACACCATGTTCTTCGTCAAAGACACGGCCCTCAGATACGTCAGCGTGAACGAAGCGTTGCTGCGCCGCACCGGGTGTAGGTCCAAGGCCCAGGTCCTTGGACGCACCGCTGCTGAACTCTTCGCCGGGCCGCTCGGAGCCAACATCACTGCGCAGGATGCCGGCGTGATGAAGGCCGGCACTGGCCTCAGCGGGCAGCTCGAAACCTACCTGTTGCCGTCAGGGGAGCCCAGCTGGTGCCTGACATCGAAACAGCCGCTCTACGCCCCGGACGGGACACTGAACGGACTATGCGGCATTTCCCGTGACCTTCCAGTTCCGAACCAGTCAGGCCCGATGTACGTGCGGCTGGCCGAGGCGCTGAGACTCCTGCAAGGTCACTACGGCACGCCTCTGCGGATCACGACTCTGGCAAAAGTGGCCGGGCTTTCGGAGGATCAATTCGCGCGCACCGTGCAACGCTTGTTCGGCCTGACGCCCAAGCAACTGCTGATCAAGACCCGTCTGGAAGCGGCGTCCGAGCTGCTCCTGACCAGCCAGCTGAGTGTCAGCGAGATTGCCGTTCACTGCGGGTATGTCGATCACAGCGCCTTCACCCGGCAGTTTCGCCGCGTCGCCAGCATGACCCCCGTGCAGTTCCGGGCGGCCCAGCAGGGCATTCTCCAGCCTCCCACGGCTGCCTGA
- a CDS encoding MmgE/PrpD family protein: MRTGRMDGKETPMAHPEADVAPDHSSHASLGAGAMLATFLADPPAIPEAVIEDARRSILDGLGSLLAGSLEPQAQMIQQVVRGLGQSGDATVFSAGASSAAGAALANGVATHILELDDIHKGSTIHAAAPVIPAALAVAEREHLGGPAFLRAVVLGYEAALRIGEAVNPSHYRHWHPTGTVATFGAAAAAGHLLTLGASQMLDALGSAGTQAAGLWEFNASGAMSKTLHPGKAAMNGVLSADLARLGFTGAATILEGPRGFFAATTAHSEPGRVTDRLGEIWKVSENGYKLYSCCGHTHTAIDAVLGLRSEHGWTAEWLLEHLREVRLLTYAPGWEIVSERWPVTPYQAKFSLSYVVSVALLEGAVGLTQFGAERFGPDGVRDAGLASLLKRVRPAVSEDLTTMYPAAWPARVEIELQDGQVLRASGDFPRGNQENPVSTAALEDKFRGLVEPRLGRAVTEVALDLVRHLERVADLSVACTELNTLILRHLGEQA; the protein is encoded by the coding sequence ATGCGAACGGGGAGAATGGATGGCAAGGAGACACCTATGGCGCACCCCGAAGCAGACGTCGCCCCTGACCACAGTTCGCACGCTTCTCTTGGCGCCGGAGCGATGCTGGCGACCTTTCTCGCCGATCCTCCCGCCATCCCCGAGGCTGTCATCGAAGACGCGCGGCGCAGCATTCTGGACGGACTCGGCTCGTTGCTGGCCGGGTCTCTGGAACCGCAGGCGCAGATGATTCAGCAGGTCGTGCGTGGACTGGGACAGTCTGGGGACGCCACCGTCTTCTCGGCAGGAGCGTCCAGTGCCGCCGGGGCGGCCCTGGCCAACGGCGTGGCCACCCATATCCTGGAACTCGACGACATCCACAAGGGCTCGACCATCCACGCCGCTGCGCCGGTGATTCCGGCGGCGCTGGCGGTGGCTGAGCGCGAGCACCTCGGTGGCCCGGCATTTCTCCGGGCAGTGGTATTGGGGTACGAGGCGGCCCTGCGGATCGGCGAGGCGGTCAACCCCAGCCACTACCGCCACTGGCACCCGACCGGTACGGTCGCGACCTTCGGCGCGGCCGCCGCCGCCGGGCATCTCTTGACGCTCGGGGCCAGTCAGATGCTCGATGCCCTGGGCAGCGCGGGAACGCAGGCCGCCGGGTTGTGGGAGTTCAACGCCAGCGGCGCCATGAGTAAGACGCTGCACCCCGGCAAAGCCGCGATGAACGGCGTGCTGTCCGCGGACCTCGCCCGGCTCGGCTTCACCGGGGCGGCCACGATCCTCGAGGGCCCGCGGGGCTTCTTCGCCGCGACCACCGCCCACAGTGAGCCCGGCCGGGTCACGGACCGGCTGGGCGAGATCTGGAAGGTCAGCGAGAACGGGTACAAGCTGTACTCCTGCTGCGGGCATACCCACACCGCCATCGACGCGGTGCTGGGCCTGAGATCGGAACACGGCTGGACAGCCGAGTGGCTACTCGAGCATCTGCGCGAGGTTCGCCTGCTCACCTACGCCCCGGGCTGGGAGATCGTCAGCGAGCGGTGGCCCGTGACGCCCTATCAGGCCAAGTTCAGCTTGAGCTACGTGGTGAGCGTCGCCCTGCTGGAAGGCGCGGTGGGCCTGACGCAGTTCGGCGCGGAGCGCTTCGGACCGGACGGGGTCAGGGACGCTGGGCTGGCCAGCCTGCTGAAGCGCGTCCGGCCCGCCGTCTCGGAGGATCTCACCACGATGTACCCGGCGGCCTGGCCGGCCCGGGTGGAGATCGAGTTGCAGGACGGTCAGGTCCTGCGGGCCAGCGGCGACTTTCCGCGCGGCAATCAGGAGAACCCGGTCAGCACGGCCGCGCTGGAGGACAAGTTCCGCGGCCTGGTCGAACCCCGGCTGGGACGGGCGGTCACTGAGGTCGCCCTCGACTTGGTCCGTCATCTGGAACGCGTTGCTGACCTCTCGGTGGCCTGTACCGAACTGAACACCCTGATTCTGCGTCATCTGGGAGAACAAGCATGA
- a CDS encoding thiamine pyrophosphate-binding protein: MSEPVSTFQNPAGVWSAAVYDVLKAGNVRLMSFVPDGGHRGLIEQGQLDPEMQAITLSTEEEGIALSAGAWVGGQRSVLLMQSSGVGNCINMLSLLKTCQIPLLMLVTMRGEWAEFNPWQVPMGQATPKVLEAMGVLVQRSDDPATLAGDVDAALRLAYSTYSPVAVLLSQKLLGAKAFGGKK, encoded by the coding sequence ATGAGTGAACCGGTCTCGACCTTTCAGAATCCCGCCGGCGTGTGGTCGGCGGCCGTCTACGACGTGCTTAAAGCAGGGAACGTACGGCTGATGTCGTTCGTGCCGGATGGCGGACACCGGGGCCTGATCGAGCAGGGTCAGCTCGATCCGGAGATGCAGGCGATCACCCTCAGCACCGAGGAGGAAGGCATCGCCCTTTCCGCTGGGGCCTGGGTGGGTGGACAGCGCTCGGTGCTGCTGATGCAGTCGAGTGGCGTCGGCAACTGCATCAACATGCTCTCGCTGCTGAAGACCTGCCAGATTCCGCTGCTGATGCTCGTCACCATGCGCGGTGAGTGGGCGGAGTTCAATCCCTGGCAGGTGCCGATGGGCCAAGCCACCCCGAAGGTCCTGGAGGCGATGGGCGTGCTCGTGCAGCGTAGCGATGACCCGGCGACCCTGGCCGGGGATGTGGACGCGGCCCTACGGCTGGCGTACAGCACCTACAGCCCGGTCGCGGTGCTGCTCTCGCAGAAGCTGCTCGGTGCCAAGGCGTTCGGAGGCAAGAAGTGA
- a CDS encoding thiamine pyrophosphate-dependent enzyme → MSGVLDRRAVMGQLLEERGDLIVTTGLGATAWDLASLSDSPLDFPLWGAMGGAVMFGLGLALAQPERRVLVFTGDGEALMGLGAFSTASVARPGNLSVVVLDNERYGETGAQRTHTASGVDLEAVARACGFPHTVTVTAQEQVAALRQSIHTADGPLLAVVKVARTPDPMTLPPRDGTYLKNRMRAALLGPAAIFE, encoded by the coding sequence GTGAGCGGCGTCCTCGACCGGCGCGCGGTGATGGGGCAGCTGCTGGAGGAGCGCGGCGACCTGATCGTGACGACCGGCCTCGGGGCCACCGCCTGGGATCTGGCCTCGCTCTCCGACAGCCCGCTCGACTTCCCGCTGTGGGGCGCGATGGGTGGCGCGGTGATGTTCGGCCTCGGCCTGGCCCTCGCCCAGCCGGAGCGACGGGTGCTGGTCTTCACTGGCGACGGCGAGGCCCTGATGGGCCTCGGGGCCTTCTCGACCGCCTCGGTCGCCCGGCCCGGCAACCTGAGCGTCGTGGTGCTGGACAACGAACGCTACGGCGAGACCGGTGCGCAGCGGACCCATACGGCCTCCGGTGTGGATTTGGAAGCGGTCGCCCGCGCCTGCGGGTTCCCGCACACGGTCACGGTGACGGCCCAGGAGCAGGTCGCGGCGCTGAGGCAGAGCATTCATACGGCGGACGGTCCGCTGCTGGCGGTGGTCAAGGTGGCGCGCACTCCCGATCCGATGACCCTGCCACCCAGGGACGGCACGTACCTGAAGAACCGGATGCGGGCCGCGCTGCTCGGTCCCGCGGCGATCTTCGAGTGA
- a CDS encoding LamB/YcsF family protein: MKTATIDLNADAGESDGAWTLGNDAALFPFLTSVNVTCGFHAGDPLTLMKTITQAQQHGLGIGAHPSSPALPGSGRRLLEASPDQVSADVLYQVSALGGMCRTAGVPLRHVKAHGALSTRAWTHAPTAAALARATSDFDLLLPLVVLPATLLESEARRLERPVIPETFPEHASDGRPAPRSMPGPSIHGPQEAARRALMLVKEGRVEAIGGGFFEFQLDTLCLHGDNPEAVPIAHAVRAAPEVSGVQVQPFAIPEVHV; this comes from the coding sequence GTGAAGACCGCGACCATCGACCTGAATGCCGACGCGGGTGAGTCCGACGGCGCCTGGACGCTGGGAAACGACGCGGCCCTGTTCCCCTTCCTGACCAGCGTGAACGTCACCTGCGGCTTCCACGCGGGCGACCCGCTGACCCTGATGAAGACCATCACCCAGGCTCAGCAGCACGGCCTGGGGATCGGAGCACACCCGAGCTCCCCGGCCCTGCCCGGCTCCGGACGGCGCCTCCTGGAAGCCTCGCCCGATCAGGTGTCTGCCGACGTGCTCTATCAGGTCTCGGCTCTGGGCGGGATGTGCCGGACGGCCGGGGTGCCCCTGCGCCACGTCAAGGCGCACGGGGCGCTCTCAACCCGCGCCTGGACGCATGCGCCCACCGCTGCCGCGCTTGCCCGGGCCACCAGTGACTTCGATCTTCTCCTGCCGCTGGTGGTGCTGCCCGCCACCCTGCTGGAGAGCGAGGCGCGCCGCCTGGAGCGGCCAGTCATACCCGAGACCTTCCCGGAACACGCTTCGGATGGCCGCCCGGCTCCGCGCTCGATGCCGGGACCGAGCATCCATGGTCCCCAGGAGGCCGCCCGGCGTGCCCTGATGCTGGTGAAGGAAGGCCGCGTCGAGGCCATCGGCGGCGGGTTCTTCGAGTTCCAGCTCGACACTCTCTGTCTTCACGGCGACAACCCGGAGGCCGTGCCGATCGCTCACGCGGTCCGCGCTGCGCCCGAAGTGAGCGGCGTTCAGGTTCAGCCGTTCGCCATTCCAGAGGTCCATGTATGA
- a CDS encoding acyl-CoA dehydrogenase family protein — MSTPSNYPELREPVRDLCARFDTHYWRQAEKDGYPEAFVKALTEAGWLAALIPEEYGGAGLNLTEASVILEEINRSGANSGACHAQMYIMGTLLRHGSQTQKDEYLPRIASGELRLQSFGVTEPTTGSDTTRLKTTATRKGDGYVVQGQKVWTSRLQHSDLLLLLARTTPLSEVKRKTDGLSTFLIDLKTIDQRRMTVRPIENMVGHETNEVFFDDLEIPLTSLVGEEGAGFRYILDGMNAERILISAECVGDGYWFTERSSRYAGERVVFDRPIGQNQGVQFPIARAYVNVRAADLMRYQAAALFDAGQPCGAEANMAKLLAADASWEAANACLQTHGGFGFAAEYDVERKFRETRLYQVAPISTNLILSFVGEKVLGMPRSY, encoded by the coding sequence ATGAGCACCCCCAGCAACTACCCTGAACTGCGAGAGCCGGTCCGTGACCTGTGCGCCCGCTTCGACACCCACTACTGGCGCCAGGCCGAGAAGGACGGGTACCCCGAGGCCTTCGTGAAGGCCCTCACCGAGGCCGGATGGCTCGCCGCCCTGATCCCCGAGGAGTACGGCGGCGCGGGCCTGAACCTGACCGAGGCCAGCGTGATTCTGGAGGAGATCAACCGCTCTGGGGCTAATTCCGGGGCGTGTCACGCGCAGATGTACATCATGGGCACGCTGCTCCGGCACGGTTCTCAGACCCAGAAGGACGAGTACCTGCCGCGGATTGCCAGTGGTGAGCTGCGGCTTCAGTCCTTCGGCGTGACCGAGCCGACCACCGGGTCGGACACCACCCGCCTGAAGACCACCGCCACCCGCAAGGGGGACGGCTACGTCGTTCAGGGCCAGAAGGTCTGGACCTCGCGTCTTCAGCACTCCGACCTGCTGCTGCTGCTGGCCCGCACCACGCCCCTGAGTGAGGTGAAGCGCAAGACGGATGGCCTGTCCACCTTCCTGATCGACCTGAAGACCATCGATCAGCGCAGGATGACCGTCCGGCCGATCGAGAACATGGTCGGACACGAGACCAACGAGGTGTTCTTCGACGACCTGGAGATTCCGCTGACGAGCCTGGTCGGCGAGGAAGGCGCCGGGTTCAGATACATCCTGGACGGCATGAACGCCGAGCGCATCCTGATCTCGGCAGAGTGCGTGGGGGACGGGTACTGGTTCACCGAGCGCTCCAGCCGGTACGCCGGCGAGCGGGTGGTGTTTGACCGGCCGATCGGACAGAACCAGGGCGTGCAGTTCCCGATCGCCCGCGCCTACGTCAACGTCCGTGCGGCCGACCTGATGCGCTACCAGGCCGCCGCGCTGTTCGATGCCGGTCAGCCCTGCGGAGCCGAGGCCAACATGGCCAAGCTGCTGGCCGCCGACGCCTCCTGGGAGGCGGCCAACGCCTGCCTGCAGACGCACGGCGGCTTCGGCTTCGCCGCCGAGTACGACGTCGAGCGGAAGTTCCGCGAGACGCGGCTGTATCAGGTGGCCCCGATCAGCACCAACCTGATCTTGTCGTTCGTGGGTGAGAAGGTCCTCGGCATGCCGAGGTCGTACTGA
- a CDS encoding CaiB/BaiF CoA transferase family protein, with protein sequence MLPLEGLRVIALEQAVAAPFCSRQLADLGADVIKIERPGEGDLARGYDGALDGVSAYFAWLNRGKRSVVLDLKSQAGLDALAQLLDGADVFVHNLVPGAVERLGFGWDEVRERFPRLIWVSISGYGLDGPYAQKKAYDLLIQAESGVISLTGTPDSAAKVGVSVADIASGLYGHASVLAALITRGRSGRGERIEISMLECLSEWMMPPVYTYLGQGRTPGRAGLRHNMIVPYGAYACQDGQVMLAVQSEREWRSFCAGVLGQPELATDTRYSSNEARLTNRTEIETEIERVFSEQSRVRVLERLERAGIASAFVNAVADVVDHPQLHARNRWTEVETEAGTIPALLPPHNLLSAPPRMGRVPALGEHTAEVLAGLESSA encoded by the coding sequence ATGCTGCCGCTCGAAGGACTGCGGGTCATTGCGCTGGAGCAGGCGGTGGCCGCGCCCTTCTGCTCCCGCCAGCTGGCTGACCTCGGGGCCGACGTGATCAAGATCGAACGGCCCGGCGAGGGCGACCTGGCGCGCGGCTACGACGGCGCCCTGGACGGCGTGTCCGCGTACTTCGCCTGGCTCAACCGGGGCAAGCGCAGTGTGGTGCTCGACCTCAAGAGCCAGGCGGGCCTGGACGCCCTGGCGCAGCTTCTGGACGGCGCTGACGTGTTCGTCCATAACCTGGTGCCGGGCGCGGTCGAGCGCCTGGGATTCGGCTGGGACGAGGTCCGGGAACGCTTTCCGAGGCTCATCTGGGTCTCCATCTCCGGGTACGGTCTGGACGGCCCGTACGCGCAGAAAAAGGCCTACGACCTGCTGATCCAGGCCGAGTCCGGTGTAATCTCCCTGACCGGCACGCCGGACTCGGCGGCCAAGGTGGGCGTCTCGGTGGCCGATATCGCCAGCGGCCTGTACGGCCACGCCAGCGTCCTGGCGGCGCTGATCACGCGGGGACGCAGCGGTAGAGGCGAGCGCATCGAGATCTCGATGCTCGAATGCCTGAGTGAGTGGATGATGCCGCCGGTGTACACCTATCTCGGCCAGGGCCGCACGCCGGGCCGGGCCGGGCTGCGGCACAACATGATCGTGCCGTACGGCGCCTACGCCTGCCAGGACGGTCAGGTGATGCTCGCGGTGCAGAGCGAGCGGGAGTGGCGCAGCTTCTGCGCAGGCGTGCTCGGCCAACCCGAGCTGGCGACGGACACGCGTTACAGCAGCAACGAGGCCCGGCTGACGAACCGGACTGAGATCGAGACCGAGATCGAGCGCGTCTTTTCCGAACAGTCACGGGTCCGGGTGCTCGAACGACTGGAACGGGCAGGCATCGCCAGCGCGTTCGTGAATGCCGTGGCGGACGTGGTGGATCACCCTCAGCTGCACGCCAGGAACCGCTGGACCGAGGTGGAAACCGAGGCCGGGACCATCCCCGCGCTGCTGCCGCCCCACAACCTGCTGAGCGCGCCGCCGCGGATGGGCCGGGTCCCGGCGCTCGGCGAGCACACCGCCGAGGTGCTCGCTGGCCTGGAGAGCTCCGCGTGA